The following is a genomic window from Adhaeribacter radiodurans.
TGGCTGGGCGAATATCTACGGGGCAGAGTAATTGGTAATGCTGCACAAAATAGTAAAATAAATCTCTGGTATGAGTTGATTTATTGGCCAGAAATTCTTCTATGGTTCTAACTCCTCTATCCGGTTGGTTTTGTTTCATGCTTTAGGATAGCCGTTTCAGGTTTGTATTAGCCGGAAGATAGTAGACTGCAACTGCATTTTGTATGGTTGTCTTTCTGTTTTTCAGAAAAAGTTAGGACTTTTCAGGTTAATAAAAATTGAAGTGCCAGCTTTCCATTAAAAACAGCAACCTATTTTCTTATCCGGAACTTATTGATGTATTTAAATGTATCAATGTATATATCATGGAAAACTTAAAGAATCTCGAAAAAACGGCGAAAGCATTAAGCGATATTAACCGCCTGAAAATACTGGAATTATTAGCCAGCCAGGGGGGAACCGGACCTTGTTCTTCCATTCAGGATTGTTTGAACTTAGCCCAGCCTTCAGTGAGCCACCATTTAAAAATTTTACAGGAAGCCGGACTAATTAGGGCGGAAAAAGCCGGCCGCCAGTATACGTATACCTTGCAACCAACTGTATTTAAAAATTTTATATCGGGAATATCCTTCGGCATGGTGCCCGTTTCAGGGTAATTAAGCATTCTAAGAAGGGCCAACGCGGGTAATCGCCCGAAAACATTCATTTTAAATTTTAAACTAAATCAGGTAATTCTATACCAAAAATAAAAATGACTAAATCAAAACTTAAAATAGACATTGTATCAGATATAAACTGCCCTTGGTGTTATCTGGGCGAAGCCCGTTTACAAAACGCCTTAACTCAAACTAGTGATAAATTTGCGGCTGAAGTTACGTTTAAACCTTTCGAGCTTAACCCTAATGCCACGCCGGAAGGGGAAGACAAACAAGAATACTTTATCCGGCATTACGGTTCCGAAGCTTTACCGCGCCTGAATGCATCCAGCGAACAATTAACTGAAGCTGGAAAAGCCGAAGGAGTTGTATTTGATTTTTACAAAGCAGATAAGGTACATAATACCTTTAACGGTCACCGGTTAAT
Proteins encoded in this region:
- a CDS encoding ArsR/SmtB family transcription factor — translated: MENLKNLEKTAKALSDINRLKILELLASQGGTGPCSSIQDCLNLAQPSVSHHLKILQEAGLIRAEKAGRQYTYTLQPTVFKNFISGISFGMVPVSG